In one window of Burkholderia cenocepacia DNA:
- a CDS encoding YbeD family protein: MSEPTKTVEVTGAIETRKESLLEFPCDFPIKIMGKAHPEFKDTIFKVVAVHDNEIDVEKIEERASSGGNYTGLTITVRATSQEQLDNIYRALTGHPMVKVVL, translated from the coding sequence ATGAGCGAACCGACCAAAACCGTCGAGGTGACCGGCGCGATCGAGACCCGGAAGGAGTCGCTGCTGGAGTTTCCGTGCGATTTCCCGATCAAGATCATGGGCAAGGCGCACCCCGAATTCAAGGACACGATCTTCAAGGTCGTGGCCGTTCACGACAACGAGATCGACGTCGAGAAGATCGAGGAGCGTGCGTCGAGCGGCGGCAATTACACGGGCCTCACGATCACCGTGCGCGCGACGAGCCAGGAACAGCTCGACAACATCTACCGTGCGCTGACCGGCCATCCGATGGTCAAGGTCGTCCTTTAA
- a CDS encoding D-amino acid aminotransferase: MSQAEFEPIVYLSVSAQEELVPLSEARVPVLDRGFIFGDGVYEVVPVYAHDGAHVPFRIEQHLDRLARSLKKIGIDNPHDAAGWRALIERVVAANAEGLGDGNALVYLQVTRGVAKRGHAFPANAVPTVFAMTSPLRLPSEAERAKGVRCVTAEDRRWLHCDIKSISLLGNVLMAQHAAERDAFETIQLRDDNVTEGSSSNVWIVKNGELFAPPRSNKILEGIRYALVEQLAEECGIRFVAREISEVELRSADEIMLTSATKEILPVTSLDDLPVQGGKPGPVFAALYDAYQRAKAREFEQFDLTRRK, from the coding sequence ATGAGCCAAGCCGAATTCGAACCGATCGTCTACCTCAGCGTCTCGGCGCAGGAGGAACTGGTGCCGCTGTCCGAAGCCCGTGTCCCGGTGCTCGACCGCGGGTTCATCTTCGGCGACGGCGTGTATGAAGTCGTGCCCGTCTATGCGCACGACGGCGCGCACGTGCCGTTCCGGATCGAACAGCATCTGGACCGGCTCGCGCGCAGCCTGAAGAAGATCGGCATCGACAACCCGCACGATGCGGCGGGCTGGCGCGCGCTGATCGAGCGGGTGGTCGCGGCGAATGCCGAAGGCCTCGGCGACGGCAACGCGCTCGTCTACCTGCAGGTGACGCGCGGCGTCGCGAAGCGCGGTCACGCGTTCCCGGCGAACGCGGTGCCGACCGTGTTCGCGATGACGAGCCCGCTGCGCCTGCCGTCGGAAGCGGAGCGCGCGAAGGGCGTGCGCTGCGTGACGGCTGAGGATCGCCGCTGGCTGCATTGCGACATCAAGTCGATCTCGCTGCTCGGCAACGTGTTGATGGCGCAGCATGCGGCCGAACGCGACGCGTTCGAGACGATCCAGCTGCGCGACGACAACGTGACCGAAGGCTCGTCGTCGAACGTATGGATCGTGAAGAACGGCGAACTGTTCGCACCGCCGCGCAGCAACAAGATCCTCGAAGGGATCCGCTACGCGCTGGTCGAGCAGCTGGCCGAAGAGTGCGGGATCCGGTTCGTCGCGCGCGAGATCAGCGAGGTCGAGCTGCGCTCGGCCGACGAGATCATGCTGACGTCGGCCACCAAGGAAATCCTGCCTGTGACGTCGCTCGACGATCTGCCCGTGCAGGGCGGCAAGCCGGGCCCCGTGTTCGCGGCGCTGTATGACGCGTACCAGCGTGCGAAGGCACGCGAATTTGAACAGTTTGACCTGACCCGGAGAAAATGA
- a CDS encoding D-alanyl-D-alanine carboxypeptidase family protein: protein MRLSSQGLKSLASSIAFGTAARNVALGVMLPVALASTIVVAEAKPAAKAKAAHAAPAAEQFTGAPATYMPGAVPPPGVNARSWVLVDATSNTVLASGNADERVEPASLTKLMTAYLVFEALDKKKISMEQIVTPSDAVRRVGRDESRMFIEANKPVSVHDLVYGMIIQSGNDAAIALAELVGGSEGQFVTMMNDEAGRLGMKGTHFADVNGMPDPNHYTTAGDLAKLSAHLIRDFPQYYSIFSEKEFKYNNIRQGNRNRLLWLDPTVDGLKTGHTQAAGYCLIASAKRAIPGVDGQRRLVSVMMGEQKESERTQDSMKMLNYGYSAFDSVRLFKGGQAISTPRIYKGKDNTVQVGVKGDQWATVPRGLGDKVKTEVDVNAPLIAPLTEGQQVGTVKIVADGKTLSEFPVVALQAVPEAGIFGRIWDSILLMFSKKK from the coding sequence ATGCGTCTGTCTTCCCAAGGCCTCAAGTCCCTCGCTTCCTCCATCGCCTTCGGCACCGCCGCGCGCAACGTCGCGCTCGGCGTGATGCTGCCCGTCGCGCTCGCCTCGACGATCGTCGTCGCCGAGGCGAAGCCGGCCGCCAAGGCCAAGGCCGCGCATGCGGCGCCGGCCGCCGAGCAGTTCACCGGCGCGCCCGCGACCTACATGCCGGGCGCGGTGCCGCCGCCGGGCGTGAACGCGCGCTCGTGGGTGCTCGTCGACGCGACGAGCAACACGGTGCTCGCATCGGGCAATGCGGACGAGCGCGTCGAGCCGGCGTCGCTGACGAAGCTGATGACGGCCTACCTCGTGTTCGAGGCGCTCGACAAGAAGAAGATCTCGATGGAGCAGATCGTCACGCCGAGCGACGCGGTGCGCCGCGTCGGCCGCGACGAGTCGCGCATGTTCATCGAGGCGAACAAGCCGGTGTCCGTGCACGACCTCGTGTACGGGATGATCATCCAGTCGGGCAACGATGCCGCGATCGCGCTGGCCGAGCTCGTCGGCGGCAGCGAAGGGCAGTTCGTCACGATGATGAACGACGAGGCAGGGCGCCTCGGCATGAAGGGCACGCACTTCGCCGACGTGAACGGCATGCCCGACCCGAACCACTACACGACGGCCGGCGACCTCGCGAAGCTGTCGGCCCACCTGATCCGCGATTTTCCGCAGTACTACAGCATCTTCTCGGAGAAGGAATTCAAGTACAACAACATCCGCCAGGGCAACCGCAACCGGCTGCTGTGGCTCGACCCGACGGTCGACGGCCTGAAGACCGGCCATACGCAGGCGGCCGGTTACTGCCTGATCGCGTCGGCGAAGCGCGCGATCCCGGGCGTCGACGGCCAGCGCCGCCTGGTGTCGGTGATGATGGGCGAGCAGAAGGAAAGCGAGCGTACGCAGGACAGCATGAAGATGCTGAACTACGGCTACAGCGCGTTCGATTCGGTACGCCTGTTCAAGGGCGGCCAGGCGATCTCGACGCCGCGCATCTACAAGGGCAAGGACAACACCGTGCAGGTCGGCGTGAAGGGCGACCAGTGGGCGACCGTGCCGCGCGGCCTCGGCGACAAGGTCAAGACCGAGGTCGACGTCAACGCGCCGCTGATCGCGCCGCTCACTGAAGGCCAGCAGGTCGGCACCGTGAAGATCGTCGCCGATGGCAAGACGCTGTCCGAATTCCCGGTCGTCGCGCTGCAAGCCGTGCCGGAAGCGGGTATCTTCGGACGTATCTGGGACTCGATCCTGCTGATGTTCAGCAAGAAGAAGTAA
- a CDS encoding alpha/beta hydrolase: MNVHTQKSLIAGPIGQIEIAVDLPDAVREGDAAPRGIALVAHPHPLFGGTMDNKVAQTLARTLVQLNYVVYRSNFRGVGATEGVHDNGTGEADDLLAVLAHMRAQPAYADLPLVLAGFSFGTFVLSHVAKRLRDAGETIERMVFVGTAASRWQVADVPENTLVIHGETDDTVPIASVYDWARPQELPVVVIPGAEHFLHRKLHVLKRIIVDAWR; the protein is encoded by the coding sequence ATGAACGTTCATACGCAGAAATCGCTGATCGCGGGCCCGATCGGGCAGATCGAAATCGCGGTCGACCTGCCCGACGCGGTGCGCGAAGGCGACGCCGCGCCGCGCGGCATCGCGCTCGTCGCGCATCCGCATCCGCTGTTCGGCGGCACGATGGACAACAAGGTCGCGCAAACGCTCGCGCGCACGCTCGTGCAGTTGAACTACGTCGTCTACCGGTCGAACTTCCGTGGCGTCGGCGCGACCGAAGGCGTGCACGACAACGGCACGGGCGAGGCCGACGACCTGCTCGCGGTGCTCGCGCACATGCGCGCGCAGCCCGCGTATGCGGACCTGCCGCTCGTGCTCGCGGGCTTCTCGTTCGGCACCTTCGTGCTGTCGCACGTCGCGAAGCGCTTGCGCGACGCGGGCGAGACGATCGAGCGGATGGTGTTCGTCGGCACGGCCGCGAGCCGCTGGCAGGTGGCCGACGTGCCCGAGAACACGCTCGTGATCCACGGCGAAACCGACGACACGGTGCCGATCGCGTCGGTGTACGACTGGGCGCGGCCGCAGGAGCTGCCGGTCGTCGTGATTCCCGGCGCCGAGCATTTTCTCCATCGCAAGCTGCACGTGCTGAAGCGCATCATCGTCGACGCGTGGCGCTAG
- a CDS encoding (2Fe-2S) ferredoxin domain-containing protein, with protein sequence MDSYYQHHVFFCLNQREPGAERPSCAQCDAQTMQEYAKKRVKELGLAGPGKVRINKAGCLDRCEEGPVMVVYPEGTWYTYVDQADIDEIVESHLRDGKVVDRLKI encoded by the coding sequence ATGGATTCCTACTACCAGCACCACGTCTTCTTCTGCCTGAATCAACGCGAACCGGGCGCCGAACGCCCGAGCTGCGCGCAATGCGATGCACAGACCATGCAGGAATACGCGAAAAAGCGTGTGAAGGAACTCGGTCTCGCGGGTCCCGGCAAGGTCCGCATCAACAAGGCCGGCTGTCTCGACCGCTGCGAGGAAGGGCCGGTGATGGTCGTGTATCCGGAAGGCACGTGGTACACGTACGTCGACCAGGCCGACATCGACGAGATCGTCGAGTCGCACCTGCGCGACGGCAAGGTCGTCGACCGCCTGAAGATCTGA
- a CDS encoding VanZ family protein yields MNVPGTHRASPLARQAFAAYAALIVYASLYPFEGWVSLGIGPFDYLFAPMQRYVTAFDVVTNVLGYLPFGALGVLALHPRWRGVAATLIAGALGVLLSGTMEALQTYLPTRVASNLDLGANALGALLGAALAAPATGALLDRGALRRLRFAWLEPDGSTPLLLAALWPFAIVFPSPFLFGIGDWPAALWERADASMQDALLAWLPAAWRVSEWPERVDGWLSDSAWEAVLGGLMLFAALAIASLAMRARAPRIRLLIALVVATLVLKAAATFMQSATGLVVVWATPGARLGIELGFAAALVALRVPATWRALLAALALLAGVALVNLLPVNPFFDFTLSGWRQGRYVHFNSIARWLAWIWPYAALIWLGQRVEHAWLPAALRR; encoded by the coding sequence ATGAACGTGCCCGGCACGCATCGCGCGTCGCCGCTCGCGCGGCAGGCGTTTGCCGCCTACGCGGCGCTGATCGTCTATGCGTCGCTGTATCCGTTCGAAGGCTGGGTGTCGCTCGGCATCGGCCCGTTCGATTACCTGTTCGCGCCGATGCAGCGCTACGTGACCGCATTCGACGTGGTCACGAACGTACTCGGCTATCTGCCGTTCGGCGCGCTCGGCGTGCTCGCGCTGCATCCGCGCTGGCGCGGCGTGGCCGCGACGCTGATCGCGGGCGCGCTCGGCGTGCTGCTGTCGGGCACGATGGAAGCGCTGCAGACCTACCTGCCGACGCGCGTTGCGTCGAATCTCGATCTCGGCGCCAACGCGCTCGGCGCGCTGCTGGGCGCGGCGCTCGCGGCGCCGGCCACCGGCGCGCTGCTCGACCGCGGCGCGCTGCGCCGGCTGCGCTTCGCGTGGCTGGAGCCCGACGGTTCGACGCCGCTGCTGCTCGCTGCACTGTGGCCGTTCGCGATCGTGTTTCCGTCGCCGTTCCTGTTCGGCATCGGCGACTGGCCGGCCGCGCTGTGGGAGCGCGCCGACGCGTCGATGCAGGACGCGCTGCTCGCGTGGCTGCCGGCCGCATGGCGCGTCAGCGAATGGCCCGAGCGGGTCGACGGCTGGCTGTCCGATTCCGCGTGGGAAGCCGTGCTCGGCGGGCTGATGCTGTTCGCCGCGCTGGCGATCGCGTCGCTCGCGATGCGCGCGCGCGCGCCGCGCATCCGGCTGCTGATCGCGCTGGTGGTTGCCACGCTCGTGCTGAAGGCGGCCGCGACGTTCATGCAGTCGGCCACCGGCCTCGTCGTCGTGTGGGCGACGCCCGGCGCGCGGCTCGGCATCGAGCTCGGTTTCGCGGCGGCGCTCGTCGCGTTGCGCGTGCCGGCGACGTGGCGCGCGCTGCTCGCGGCGCTCGCGCTGCTGGCCGGCGTCGCGCTCGTGAACCTGCTGCCGGTCAACCCGTTCTTCGACTTCACGCTGTCGGGGTGGCGACAGGGCCGCTACGTGCACTTCAACAGCATCGCGCGCTGGCTCGCATGGATCTGGCCCTACGCGGCGCTGATCTGGCTCGGCCAGCGCGTCGAACACGCGTGGCTGCCGGCCGCGCTGCGCCGCTGA
- a CDS encoding ABC-type transport auxiliary lipoprotein family protein, whose protein sequence is MPRILDRALRPAAAALAVLTLALAAGCAGNDAVLSNIRYDLGPASSVTTTGSGPALKVLDVAAPDALDSDKFAYRLAYADAQHVAVYRDSRWTAPPAQLLTQRLRGALSSRGTVLEGADGVRAPTLKVDLSEFEQVFDGQSQSHGAVTARATLMQDGKVLGQRTFVARAPSSTPDAAGGARALAAASDELVSQIAAWVGVQAYAGTP, encoded by the coding sequence ATGCCACGAATCCTTGACCGCGCGCTGCGCCCGGCCGCAGCCGCGCTCGCCGTGCTGACGCTCGCGCTGGCGGCCGGTTGCGCCGGCAACGACGCGGTACTGTCGAACATCCGCTACGACCTCGGGCCTGCATCGTCGGTGACGACCACCGGTTCGGGCCCCGCGCTGAAGGTGCTCGACGTCGCCGCGCCCGACGCGCTCGATTCGGACAAGTTCGCGTACCGCCTCGCGTACGCGGATGCGCAGCACGTGGCCGTCTATCGCGACAGTCGCTGGACCGCGCCGCCCGCGCAACTGCTCACGCAGCGGCTGCGCGGCGCGCTATCGTCGCGCGGCACGGTGCTCGAAGGCGCCGACGGCGTGCGCGCGCCGACCCTCAAGGTCGACCTCAGCGAATTCGAACAGGTCTTCGACGGGCAGTCGCAAAGCCACGGCGCGGTGACCGCGCGCGCGACGCTGATGCAGGACGGCAAGGTGCTCGGTCAGCGCACGTTCGTCGCGCGCGCGCCGTCGAGCACGCCCGACGCCGCCGGCGGCGCGCGTGCGCTCGCGGCGGCCAGCGACGAACTCGTGTCGCAGATCGCCGCATGGGTCGGCGTGCAGGCGTACGCGGGCACGCCGTGA
- a CDS encoding MlaD family protein, with protein sequence MENKSHAFWAGLFTIALTLAIAGTVFWFNVDRTVRVPYDLLARTNVTGLFPDAAVRFRGLDVGKVQSIGFDRTHPGQIRIRILVDHDAPITQSTYGSLGFQGVTGIAFVQLEDTGRDLSPLPSSPKAIAQIPMRPSLFDQIQERGDVLLRQLELAAKSANALMSPEMREQLRATAESLQHAADGAATLTKQLGPAVTALPETMHEVNRAMASANTLLQPNGPLVSNLNKAGTAAEQVGVALNGLNARVQYDTLPRFNALADSVGDASRQLKDVAGELGRNPRSLLFGSPGAAPGPGEAGFVWPGATAGK encoded by the coding sequence ATGGAAAACAAATCACATGCGTTCTGGGCCGGCCTGTTCACGATCGCGCTGACGCTCGCGATCGCGGGCACCGTGTTCTGGTTCAACGTCGACCGCACCGTGCGCGTGCCGTACGACCTGCTCGCGCGCACCAACGTGACGGGGCTGTTCCCGGACGCGGCGGTGCGCTTTCGCGGCCTCGACGTCGGCAAGGTGCAGTCGATCGGCTTCGATCGCACGCATCCGGGCCAGATCCGCATCCGTATCCTCGTCGATCACGATGCGCCGATCACGCAGTCGACCTACGGCAGCCTCGGCTTCCAGGGCGTGACGGGCATCGCGTTCGTGCAACTGGAGGATACGGGGCGCGATCTGTCGCCGCTGCCGTCGTCGCCGAAGGCGATCGCGCAGATCCCGATGCGGCCGAGCCTGTTCGACCAGATCCAGGAGCGCGGCGACGTGCTGCTGCGGCAGCTCGAGCTCGCTGCGAAGAGCGCGAACGCGCTGATGTCGCCCGAGATGCGCGAGCAGTTGCGCGCGACCGCCGAAAGCCTGCAGCACGCGGCCGACGGCGCCGCGACGCTGACGAAGCAGCTCGGCCCGGCGGTCACCGCGCTGCCGGAAACGATGCACGAGGTGAACCGCGCGATGGCGTCGGCGAACACGCTGCTGCAGCCGAACGGGCCGCTCGTGTCGAACCTGAACAAGGCCGGCACGGCCGCCGAGCAGGTCGGCGTCGCGCTGAACGGTCTCAACGCGCGCGTGCAGTACGACACGCTGCCGCGCTTCAATGCGCTGGCCGACAGCGTCGGCGACGCGTCGCGGCAATTGAAGGACGTCGCCGGTGAACTTGGTCGCAACCCGCGCAGTCTGTTGTTCGGTTCGCCCGGCGCGGCGCCGGGACCCGGCGAGGCGGGCTTCGTCTGGCCGGGTGCGACGGCCGGGAAGTGA